Below is a window of Effusibacillus lacus DNA.
AGCCTGCGAACCTCATTCAATACTTCTTCCTCGGAAGGCCCCGTGAAATGTGCCACTCCCGAAACGCTGGACTGCACCTTCGCGCCTCCCAGGTCCTCAGACGAAATCTTTTCGCCTGTTACCGTCTCAATCACCTTGGGTCCCGTGATAAACATCTGGGAGGTTTTCTCCACCATAAAAATAAAATCGGTAATGGCCGGGGAATAAACGGCTCCTCCGGCACACGGACCCATAATGACGGAAATCTGGGGAACAACACCTGAGTAGATCGCGTTCCGGTAAAAAATATGCCCGTACCCGTCCAGGGATGCCACTCCCTCCTGGATTCGCGCTCCGCCTGAATCATTTAACCCGATGATGGGCGCACCGTTCTTTGCGGCCAAATCCATGATGGTGGCAATTTTCTTCGCGTGCATTTCGCCAAGCGCTCCGCCAAACACGGTGAAGTCTTGAGCAAACACGTACACGATCCGGCCATTGATCTTCCCCCAGCCGGTCACCACACCTTCACCGGGAGCCTCCACCTCATCCATGCCAAAATGGGACGCCCGGTGCTCGATAAAGGGGTTCAGTTCCCGGAATGTTCCTTCATCCAGAAGAATTTCAATCCGTTCCCTTGCCGTTAGCTTCCCCTTGTCATGCTGCTGGGCAATTCGCTTGTCCCCGCCGCCCAGTTCCACCTTGCGGCGGCGTTCTTCCATTTCTCTGATTTTGCTCTCCACTCGAATACCTCCCGAGAGTTAACTGTCAGTCGATCCGCTGGCAATATTCGGTCAAAACTCCAAATGTATCTTTCGGATGAAGGAAGGCTATGATTTTTCCATGCCCTCCCGGACGCGGTTTTTCGTCGATCAGTCGGATTCCTGCCGCTTTTGCTTCCGCCAGTTTCGCTTCAATATCTTCCACTGCATAAGCGATGTGGTGAATACCGGGCCCTTTTTTCTGAAGAAAGATCGCAATCGGGCTGTCCGGTGCCGTAGGTTCCAACAGTTCCACCGTGCTCTCCCCGACTTGCAGGAACACTGCGTGCACCTTTTGGTCCGCTATCACTTCTTCGTGAACGATTTTGAGCCCAATCGGACCCTCATACAAAGGGAGTGTTTGCTCGATGCTCTCGACAGCAATTCCCAGATGGTCAATTTTTAAGGGCATGGTCATGAGCAGGTCCCTCGCTTGACATGGGCACGAATAAAATCGGCCGTTTCCTGAATGGGAGTTCCCGGTGTGAAGACCGCCGCAATTCCGCTTTGCTTAAGCGGCTCTATATCTTCGTCAGGAATCACGCCCCCGCCAATGACAAGGATGTCGTCGATCCCTTGCGCTTGCAGAAGCCGCACCACCTCCGGAAACAATTCCATATGCGCTCCGGATAGCGAAGACAGTCCGATTACATCCACGTCTTCCTGGATGGCAGCTGCCACGATCTGTTCCGGGGTTTGACGCAATCCTGTGTAAATGACTTCCATCCCCGCATCCCTCAGACCCTGTGCAATTACCAAAGCTCCCCTGTCATGCCCGTCCAGTCCGGGCTTTGCAACCAGTACGCGAATTTTGTGTTCCACTGAATATCCCCTTTCCCGAGTCATGTTATCGTTTGAATCCGTTTTGAGCGAGCGTTCGGTCGGCACTCATTGCTTAGAACAAGGAAGGCCGGTATTCGCCAAACACAGATCTCATTGCGTTGCAAATCTCTCCGGTGGTAGCATAAGCCCGGACAGCGTCCAGAATGTAGGGCATGAGGTTGGCGTCTCCTTCAGCCGCCTGTTTCAGCGCTTGCAGCCGCTTCTGAACTTCCTCGTTGTTGCGTTCGGAACGGAGCTTCGCCAAACGTTCCGCCTGAATTCTTCCCAACTCGGGATTCACCCTCAGGAGTTCCGGTTGCGGTTCATTGTCCAACTTGAACTTGTTCATGCCCACCACAATTTGTTTCCCCGATTCGATCTCAAGCTGGGTCTGATAGGAAGCATGCTGGATCTCCCGCTGCATGTAGCCTTGTTCAATGGCCGCCACGGCCCCCCCCATCTCATCGATCTTCTCGATGTACTCCCAGACACGCTTTTCAATCTCGTCCGTAAGATATTCGATATAATAAGAACCGCCAAGCGGATCCACCGTATCGGAAACACCGCTTTCGTAAGCGATAATTTGCTGAGTGCGAAGTGCAATTCTTGCCGAATCTTCCGTTGGAAGCGCCAATGCCTCGTCCCGCGAGTTGGTATGCAGGCTTTGCGTGCCGCCCAGGACAGCTGCCAGAGCCTGAATCGTGACCCGGACGATATTGTTGTCCGGCTGTTGGGCAGTCAAGGTAGAACCTCCTGTCTGCGTATGGAAACGCAGTTGCCACGACTTCGGGTCTTGCGCCTTGAAACGGTGACGCATGATCTTCGCCCAAATCCGTCTGGCCGCCCGGAATTTCGCAATCTCCTCCAGAAAGTTGTTATGCGCGTTAAAGAAGAACGACAATCGGGGAGCAAACTTGTCAACAGGAAGTCCCGCGTCAATCGCCGCCTGCACATAGGCTATTGCGTTGGACAGGGTAAATGCCACTTCTTGTACGGCAGTCGATCCGGCTTCTCTAATGTGGTAACCGGATATGGAGATGGTATTCCAATTGGGGACCTTCTCCGCACAATATTCGAATATGTTGGTGATCAGCCGCATGGAATGCTGGGGCGGGTAGATATAAGTGCCACGGGCCACATATTCTTTCAAAATGTCGTTTTGAATGGTGCCTGTCAGCTTGTCGGAAGTAACTCCCTGCTTCTCGCCAACGGCAATATACATGGCCAGGAGCACGGAAGCAGGCGCATTGATGGTCATTGAGGTGCTGACCTTGTCAAGGGGAATGCCTTTCAACAGAGTCTCCATATCCGCCAGCGACGAGATCGAAACCCCCACTTTGCCCACCTCACCGCGTGCCATGGGATCATCAGCGTCATAGCCGATCTGGGTCGGAAGGTCAAAAGCTGTCGACAATCCTGTCTGGCCCTGCTCCAACAGGTAACGAAACCGCTCGTTCGTCTCCTCGGCAGAACCGAATCCCGCATATTGGCGCATGGTCCAGTAACGTCCCCGGTACATGGTTGGCTGAATGCCGCGAGTAAAGGGATATTCGCCGGGGAATCCCAACTTCTCCAGATACTCCTGTCCCCCGTCTTCAGGGACATACAGGCGTTCCACTTCAATGTCGCTTGAAGTGGCAAAGCGTTCCTCCCGTTCGGGAAACTTTGAAATCGCTTTCTTTGCTTTTTCTCTCCAGGCTTCGAGTTTCTCTTTAAAGGCTGACACTTGTCCCCCTCCTGCTCCGAATTTGTCTATTTTGTTAATTATAGCACACAGGATTGTTATATAGTTAGAGCCTTCTAAATATGTGCAACAAAAAGAGGGCCGTTTGGCCCCCTGGAATTCAAACTGAATTAATGTTTTTGCCGACGTCTCCACTTTGGACGGACCGGATGCAGCAGATAGATGCTTAGACCGATCAGGATCAATGTCAAAAGCGGAAACACCGTCAGGAAGATGGGCCACGGATTGCTGACCCACATGTCCAGAAGCGGCCCACCCCGCTCCGGCATATTGGGAAACGTTCGCGGTTCGAAGAAATGCAGCAGCATCATGGGTGGGCTCATCGCCTGAAAAATAACCGGCAATGAATTGATATACGGGTTATTGTTCAGGTAGGGATAGTTGGGATAGAGATTTCCCCGCCAGAACCAATCCTCGAGAATAAACGACAGGAACGGGGCTCCCGCCAGAATGACAAACAGAACGCCGTACGCCACCACCGTGCTGACACTGGTCCGTTTAAACCAAACGGAACAAAGGATTCCGAAAGAACCGCAAAACAGAATCAACAATACAAAGAATCCGAATGCTGCCACCAACTGAAGCGGGGAAACCCCTCCGTACAGGAGCACCATCGCATACAACGGCAGGGTGGAAACGATCAGCAGCAGCACAAAGGATACGGATGTAAGAAGTTTGCTCAGAACAATGGATGTTGGCGACAGGTGGGTGGTCAGCAGCAGGTTCAACGTCTGCCGCTCCCGCTCCCCGCTGATGACTCCGGATGTCAATCCCGGGGCAACAAAAGCGATCAATGCCATTTGCAGCAGGGACAACATCATGAACAAGTTCTTGCTCTGCCCAACCTGAATATATCCCCTGCGAAAAATCTGCTCATACATGAAGAAGAAAGCCAACCCGCCAATTACCAGCAAATACAGTGATATGATCAGCGGTGTCTTGGCGGTACGCCAACGCTGCCGGAATTCTTTGACCAACACCGGATTCATGATCCCACCCCTTTCGTAATGGCGAGGAAGATATCTTCCAGATTCCCCGTGTCTTCCGACAGGCTGACTACCGGAAGCTGTTCCTGAACCAATGCGGCCAGCAGCAATTGCTGATCCTGCTCTGTACCGTCAAACGCCACTTCCAAAGTATTGTCCGAAACTTTGAAATGGCGGACTCCCTGTTTCCCTTTCAACAAAGCAGTGGCCCGCTGCAGCTGCGCTTCCGTCACAGTTGGCAGCAGCTTGATTCGCAACAAGCGGCTTTCATAGACTTTGGATGCAATCTCATCCACACTGCCCACAGCCACCAGCTTCCCGTTTTCAATCACTCCGATATCCGTGCACATCTCAGCCAGTTCCGGCAGGATGTGGGAACTGATCAAGATGGTCTTCCCCATCCTCCGCAATTCTTTAAGGATCTCTTTCATCTCGATCCGTGCCCGGGGATCCAGTCCCGAAGCAGGTTCGTCCAGTATCAGCACTTCCGGGTCATGCACCAGGCTTCTGGCAAGTCCCAAACGCTGTTTCATCCCCCTGGACAGGTGGTCCACATAGGAGTCCACCTTGTCCGACAGATTGACCAGATCCAGCAAGTCCCGTATCAGAACAGCCCGGTTCGAAACCGGAATCTCATAAGCTCCCGCATAAAAGTCCAGGTATTCGGTCACCTTCAAATTGTCATAGACTCCGAAGAAATCCGGCATGTAGCCAATCAATTGTCTTACGGCCCTGGGATGTACGGTGACATCATAATCCCCGACAAACGCCCGTCCGCTGGTTGGCTCAAGCAATGTGGCCAGAATTGACATGGTAGTCGTCTTTCCGGCCCCGTTGGGTCCCACAAAACCGAACACCGATCCTTTCGGAATATAAAGATCCAGTTCGGACACGGCCGTGAATTTGCCAAACCGTTTGGTAAGCCCTTCAATCCGGATCATGAAGTCACCTCCCCTGCAAAAATGATCACCGGCACCGGCGTGATAAAGTGGTTGGATGTGGGGTTTGCCAGTTGAATCAGCAAACTGTTTTTGTCATTGGCATAGTCAGACAGCTTCGCTCCTTCAAGCTTCAACGAACTTCCCGCCTTCAGGTCTTCCCACTGGGAAGTTTTCCGGTTGAACAGTTTGACTTGCAAATTCTTTAGCTCAGGGTGGTTGAGTTTGATCTCCACCCGGTTTACTTTCATCTGGATGGCAGAGGGTGTCTGAATCTCGTAAGTCATTTGGCCGTTTCGGATAACCGGCAACATGTCGGGTCCCCGGTCGACAATCCCGGACTGGTCTGCCACACGTACATCCAACAAGCCGTTTGTGAGCGTGACCTGAACTCCTTTGGCAAAATCAATGGGAAGGTCCTGTCTTACCAGATACAACGCGCCGCGATTGTTCTCCCCGTCTGTTATGGTAGCCGTGGAAAGCGGATCTTCTGTCCAACCGACAATGGTTGCCCTACCGCTCATAAAAGGCTTGCGGCTCCCTGCATAATCAAGCAGCTGATAATATCGTTGATTCAATCCATTCGGATCCGCCCCAACCGGCAGCAGTTCCTGGGTGGACGGCCGGTCGTTGTTCATCATGGAACCGGATTGATCTTCCAGGGAAATAGTAAGCGACTGACTCTTCCCTACTGGCAGATCCTGAAGCAACAAGACTCTGGAACCCAGCACAAGACGGACGTCACGCAGATTGAAACGGCTCTTGTTGGTTATGGAACCGATGATCCGGTTGTCAGCCAATTTCATTTGTCCCTCGATGAAACCGGCATCCCTGACCGCTCCTTTTGCTACAGCCATGCGGATCGTCATATAATCCACATTTTTATAGAGGATGACATTTTTGCCGTTCTCAACCATCCTGCTGATATCAGCCGGTTCACGTCCAATAACATGTGGATACAGATAAACTCCTTCCGCCGGTTCCACCTTGTAATCCCCGCCTTTTGTTACTACAAAGGAATGGGCCGCTTCCACCTTGGCGAATTTCGGATTGGCTATTTCCACCACCCCGGCGGCCTGGTTGAATACCCCGGAACCACGGGATTGAAAACCGACCACCAGCACACTTCCTGCCAGCAGAACGGCCAGCGAGGGAAGAGCCACCCATCCCCATTCCCGTCTGTCCTTTCTGCGAAGGATCAAATAGATGCCGGGGCCGGCTGCGAGCAGGTATGCCAGGAACAGGATGGCAACTGTCCCGATAGGAGCCAGCTTCAACTGGGGAATATATTCACTTGCATTGACAAGAGCCCATTCTCCCGTGTCCCCGCGCATGGACCTATCAAATTCGACACTGTCCATGCCGAGCAGGTTGCGCCAAAGTTCCGTATTTCCGTTCCAGGAAGCCAGCGGTTCCGTTTCCAGATCATAAAGAGCCTGAATGATTCGGCCGGTTCCAAATTTCTTCTCGACGACAAGCGGAAGCTCATTGTGCTTAAGGAGTGCCCTGCCGTCTATAGTCTGTACGGTCGCCACCGAAAGTTCCCCTGTAAGCGGTTGCCCTTTTGCAAACTGATTCATGACGGTCAGATTGAGGCTTGATTGCCCATTGATCTTGGCCGGCAGCAATTCCTTCAAGAGACCTGCATCTCCTGAAAAATTCGGCTTGGTGCCAACAACCAGGGTCCCTCCCAATTCCACCCATTTGCGGATTTCGTCAGCCTGTTTTGCCTGAAGGTTTGCGGCAGAGAGGTCATTGACCACCAGCAGGTCGACGCTTTCCATGCCCGTTGCCGAGACGATGTCTGACTCATTGAGGGGGCGGACAATGGTGGTTCCTGAAGAAGGAGCCGTCTGTTGGACCAAGAAAGAAAACAGATTCTTTCCGCCGATTGTCGCGGTCAATGTCCCCACCATGGCATTCGGCCGCAGAAACTGTTTCTGCAGCTCTTTGCCATCTTGCATAACGACTGCCATGGTTTCCGGATTGATGGCTGTTCCCGGCACTTCCAGCACAACGGAGGCCGACTGTCCGGAAGCAACTGAAATTGGTTGTTCAAACATCCCGGATTTCAAGCTTCTGTGCGTCAAGCGAACGGTTCCTTGCAAGTCCGGTCCGTTGTTCGTTACGGATACTTTGACCTGTGTCCATCTGTTTTGCTTATAATAGTTGTCGACTCCCACTTCAGCAGTAAGGATCAGCGTATCCGTTTCGCCTGCGGCTGTCGCGGGATTGGCCCCAAACAACGAGGCGATTCCTACCATTATGACCAATGCGGCCATGCGCAACGTTTTCATATTTCTCATCCCAGTCCTCCGAGCCGATTATTTGTACATCAGATCCAATTGCTGGATATTTAAGGCACCAGACGGCTCAACCCGCCGTACAAAAAAAATGCTGTTCCCATTCCCGGACCATACAGGTCTGGCATCCGTTTCCGTGTTGATCGACACCATGGATAACCGGGTGTTGCCGCTTCCTGACACATCCATCACCCAGATCTCCGATTTTGGACTCACATATGCGATGTACTGACCGTTTTGAGACCAGGCCGGCATTCTGCCCTCGGCCAATTTTTCCTCGCCGGTTCCGTTCCTGATTACCGTCATGATGTGTCGTTTGCTGTTTGGTCCAGTACCGTATGAACGGGAGAATGTCAACTGCTTCCCATCCGGCGACCACGCGGGCTCAAGTGCATGATCGATGACTTTCTCCGCCTCGGAACCATCTGTCTTCATGACCCACAACTCTCCGTCTTCATGTGACTTTCCATCCGCCTGCAGCTTGGTTCTAATGAATGCCAGATAGTTGCCGTCTCTGGAATAGGCGGGCTGAATGTCGGCAAATCCCGGTGGCGGAAAAGTAAGGGCCCGCAGCTCACGGGTGCGGAGCGATACCGTAGCGATTGTAGCCCGATCCTGAGCACGAACGCTGATTGCAATCATGGATCCATCCGGGGCAAAAGACGGGTCCCGGTAACTGCCGCCTGAAGGAGGCGAAAGAAGCTCCTGGCTGGATCCGCTGCTCAACCCGTGTATCCAAATGGTGTTATTTCGCTCATAAGCCATAAACCGCATGTCGCTTGATACAGATGGGGATGGCATCGTTGATGAATCAGCATTGAGAGTCAGCAATTGACGCTGTTGAATTACGTCTACATTTTTCACCTGTGACTCGCCGGGTCCTGCTGACAGGTTGTAAGCCAGAATACCCAACAATACAACCCCCGCTGTCACTGCGGGACCCAGTTTCCACAGCTGCTTCCGCTGATTGTCCGGGTCCGGGGAGCGGGGCCGGTCACCGGCAGCCTCTGCGATTTCGGTCAACAACTGCTTTCGAAGTTTCGCCCTCAGCAGCTCATTGGTATGGATCGATTCCCTGAGGGATGACAAGTCTTTGGCCAATTGCGGCGGAAGAACATGATCCTGATCCCACGGTTCGTTATTCATCGCGCTCCCTCCTTTCTTCGTCCTCATACATTTCTCGAAGTTTGCGAATTGCCCTGTACAGCAGCGTTTTTACAGCCCCTTCCGATTTGTCGAGAACGGTGGCGATTTCGCTGATCTTCAGTTCGGCGATATACTTCATCGAAACCACATCCCGGTACTCATCCGGCAATTGTTCCAGCATCTGGTGCAAAGTTCTGGTGTTTTCGTTCACCATAAGCGCCTCTTCCGTCTGCCATTTGCCGTCCGATATTTCACCGTCCAGCTCCTGGTCAGCCGTTAAGGTGCGTCCTTTTTTCCTCAGATAGTCCACGTAAGCGTTTTGCGCCACCCGAAAAATCCACGGCCCGAAATGCCCGGAAACCCCATCCCGGCGACAGGCTTCAAAGGCTTTGGTAAATACAACCGCCGTTACGTCGTCCGCGTCCCAATAGTTTCCGATCCGGTACCGCAAATACCGGTTCACCTTGTCAAAGTATTCGTCGTACAAAGACGCAAACTGTTCCGATGGGTCGGGAGGGAGCTGGTTCGCTTCAACGATTCCTTCCTCCTTGCCTGTCGACGCCCATCGTTTCTTTCTGCCGGAGAACAACCGGATCCCTCCTCTCGCCTTCATCCTGTAAAACGCACGACACCGGAAATAGTCACAGGTTCTATGAAAAAATTTTTTCGGCCATTAAAAAAAGGTGCTGAGCACCCTTCAATCATAAAGCATATTTGCACATTGGGGTCTGCCAAATAAGTACGCCCCCGCCGAACCGAATCGGCAAGGGGCTCCGATTATTTGACGATAGCTTCCGCCTGTTGCACCTGTTCGTGGGCATGGTAGGAACTGCGCACCAAAGGGCCTGACTCCACATGTTTGAAGCCCCGCTTCATCCCTTCTTCCTTCAGGGCCGCAAACTCCTCGGGAGTCCAGAACCGGACCACCGGCAGGTGCTTCTTCGTCGGCTGCAAATACTGGCCGATGGTCATGATGTCACAATCAACTGCCCGCAGATCGTCCATTGTCTGCAAGACCTCTTCATATGTTTCCCCAACGCCAAGCATGATGCTGGACTTGGTGGGAATGTCGGGCTGCATTTCCTTGGCTCTGCGAAGCAGTTCCAAAGAGCGGTCATACTTGGCTTTGGAACGGACTTTGTCAGACAAGCGCCGAACCGTCTCGATGTTGTGATTCAATATGTCGGGCCGCTCATCCATTACGACCTTCAGGGCATCCCAGTTTGCCTGGAAATCGGGAATCAGCACTTCCACCGAACACAAGGGACGCTTCTCTCTGATGGCGCGAATCGTTGCGGCAAAGATTGACGCACCGCCATCCAGCAGGTCATCCCGGGCCACCGACGTGACAACTGCATGCTGCAGCCCCATAATCTCCACCGATTCGGCAACCCGTTGCGGTTCCTCCCAGTCGAGTTCCGTGGGCAGGCCGGAGGTAACCGCACAAAACCGGCAGGCCCGGGTGCAGACGGAACCGAGTATCATAAAGGTCGCTGTCCGGTTTGCCCAGCATTCGAAAAGATTGGGGCATCGCGCTTCTTCACAGACGGTGTGAAGCCGGTTCCCCCGCATCAGCTTCTTCAGTTCGGAAAAGTTCTCATTTGTACTGAGCTTGATCTTCAGCCAATCGGGACGGCGAAGAGGTTTGTTCGACGCAGGTTCCGGGTCGTTCAAAATGTTGAGCTCTTCCATTATTGACACCTCCGTAGAGTCCCGTGGCCGACTGCTGCTAGTACAGATTCACACTGCTTCCGTCAAAGGATTCCAGACGCTGCTTGACAGCGGCCAGGAAATTGCCGCAAACCAGCCCATCCAGCACTCTATGGTCGAATGACAGACACAGGTTCATCATGGAACGGATGGCAATGGCATCGTTCTCCTCCAGCACGACGGGACGTTTCACTATTGATTCCATAGACAAAATAGCCGCTTGGGGCGAATTGATGATCGGCTGGGACAGAATGGACCCAAAAGCCCCTGTGTTGTTCACGGTAAACGTACCGCCCGATATGTCATCCGGCGTCAGTTTGCCTGCCCGGGCTTTCCTTGCCAGATCATGGATTGCTTGGGCAAGCCCCAGAATCGACATCCGGTCTGCATCCTTGATTACGGGTACAAACAGGGCATCGTCCGTTGCCACCGCAATCGAGATGTTGATTCGTTTCTTAATGATAATCTTATCGCCGGCCCATGTCGAGTTCAAGATTGGAAATTCTTTCAGAGATTCCACTACCGCCTTGATGAAGAACGGCAGGAAGGTGAGGGAAATTCCTTCTTTCTGCCTGAAGGAATCCTTCACCGCTTCCCGGTATTTGACCAGGTTGGTAACATCGGCTTCCACAATGGTCCAGGCATGGGGTGCCGTATACTTGCTTTCCGCCATTCGTTTGGCAATGGTTTGGCGAACCGGAGTTACAGGCACTTCCAGATCTCCATTGTCAAGAGTTTGTGCATTCGCCGCCAAATTCAAACTTGCCGGAACCACTTGATCCACGACAGGCGGTTCTTGAACTTGCGATGGTGCTTGAACTTGAGGTAATTTTTGAACATGGCTGCCAGAAATATGGGCCAGTACGTCTTTGCGGGTGATGCGTCCGCCGGCTCCAGTGCCTTTGATTAAGGACGGGTTCAAATTGTGCTCTTGCAGCAAATGCATGACAGCCGGCGAAAAACGGACCCGCCCGGGAGAAACCGGGATCACCGGCTTTTCCGTCGGACTTGAAACTGTTGGTTCCGTTCCTGTTCCCGCTTCTTCAATTACGGCAATAACGGTGCCAACGGGGACAGTTTCCCCTTCCCCAACCAAAACTTTTGCCATTACCCCCTCAAAGTCGGATGGTACTTCGGCGTTCACCTTATCGGTAATCACTTCACAAATCGGATCGTATTTATTGATCTTGTCGCCGGGACCTTTGAGCCACTTGGCGATCGTTCCTTCCGTCACGGATTCGCCAAGCTGGGGCATCTTGATCTCTGCCATGCCGTACCCTCCCTCTCACAGGATGATTATCTCCGATCAACTTAGAATTCTGCCAATTTTCGCATGGCATCCGCAATCTTGGCGGGATTCAACAGATAGAACTTCTCCAACGGCGGGCTGTATGGCATCGCCGGAATCTCGGGACCGCACAAGCGCTGAATCGGGGCATCCAGATCGAACAACGCTTCTTCCGAT
It encodes the following:
- a CDS encoding dihydrolipoamide acetyltransferase family protein; amino-acid sequence: MAEIKMPQLGESVTEGTIAKWLKGPGDKINKYDPICEVITDKVNAEVPSDFEGVMAKVLVGEGETVPVGTVIAVIEEAGTGTEPTVSSPTEKPVIPVSPGRVRFSPAVMHLLQEHNLNPSLIKGTGAGGRITRKDVLAHISGSHVQKLPQVQAPSQVQEPPVVDQVVPASLNLAANAQTLDNGDLEVPVTPVRQTIAKRMAESKYTAPHAWTIVEADVTNLVKYREAVKDSFRQKEGISLTFLPFFIKAVVESLKEFPILNSTWAGDKIIIKKRINISIAVATDDALFVPVIKDADRMSILGLAQAIHDLARKARAGKLTPDDISGGTFTVNNTGAFGSILSQPIINSPQAAILSMESIVKRPVVLEENDAIAIRSMMNLCLSFDHRVLDGLVCGNFLAAVKQRLESFDGSSVNLY
- a CDS encoding TolB family protein, whose product is MNNEPWDQDHVLPPQLAKDLSSLRESIHTNELLRAKLRKQLLTEIAEAAGDRPRSPDPDNQRKQLWKLGPAVTAGVVLLGILAYNLSAGPGESQVKNVDVIQQRQLLTLNADSSTMPSPSVSSDMRFMAYERNNTIWIHGLSSGSSQELLSPPSGGSYRDPSFAPDGSMIAISVRAQDRATIATVSLRTRELRALTFPPPGFADIQPAYSRDGNYLAFIRTKLQADGKSHEDGELWVMKTDGSEAEKVIDHALEPAWSPDGKQLTFSRSYGTGPNSKRHIMTVIRNGTGEEKLAEGRMPAWSQNGQYIAYVSPKSEIWVMDVSGSGNTRLSMVSINTETDARPVWSGNGNSIFFVRRVEPSGALNIQQLDLMYK
- the mce gene encoding methylmalonyl-CoA epimerase; translation: MTMPLKIDHLGIAVESIEQTLPLYEGPIGLKIVHEEVIADQKVHAVFLQVGESTVELLEPTAPDSPIAIFLQKKGPGIHHIAYAVEDIEAKLAEAKAAGIRLIDEKPRPGGHGKIIAFLHPKDTFGVLTEYCQRID
- a CDS encoding acyl-CoA mutase large subunit family protein, translated to MSAFKEKLEAWREKAKKAISKFPEREERFATSSDIEVERLYVPEDGGQEYLEKLGFPGEYPFTRGIQPTMYRGRYWTMRQYAGFGSAEETNERFRYLLEQGQTGLSTAFDLPTQIGYDADDPMARGEVGKVGVSISSLADMETLLKGIPLDKVSTSMTINAPASVLLAMYIAVGEKQGVTSDKLTGTIQNDILKEYVARGTYIYPPQHSMRLITNIFEYCAEKVPNWNTISISGYHIREAGSTAVQEVAFTLSNAIAYVQAAIDAGLPVDKFAPRLSFFFNAHNNFLEEIAKFRAARRIWAKIMRHRFKAQDPKSWQLRFHTQTGGSTLTAQQPDNNIVRVTIQALAAVLGGTQSLHTNSRDEALALPTEDSARIALRTQQIIAYESGVSDTVDPLGGSYYIEYLTDEIEKRVWEYIEKIDEMGGAVAAIEQGYMQREIQHASYQTQLEIESGKQIVVGMNKFKLDNEPQPELLRVNPELGRIQAERLAKLRSERNNEEVQKRLQALKQAAEGDANLMPYILDAVRAYATTGEICNAMRSVFGEYRPSLF
- a CDS encoding RNA polymerase sigma factor codes for the protein MFSGRKKRWASTGKEEGIVEANQLPPDPSEQFASLYDEYFDKVNRYLRYRIGNYWDADDVTAVVFTKAFEACRRDGVSGHFGPWIFRVAQNAYVDYLRKKGRTLTADQELDGEISDGKWQTEEALMVNENTRTLHQMLEQLPDEYRDVVSMKYIAELKISEIATVLDKSEGAVKTLLYRAIRKLREMYEDEERRERDE
- a CDS encoding cobalamin B12-binding domain-containing protein: MEHKIRVLVAKPGLDGHDRGALVIAQGLRDAGMEVIYTGLRQTPEQIVAAAIQEDVDVIGLSSLSGAHMELFPEVVRLLQAQGIDDILVIGGGVIPDEDIEPLKQSGIAAVFTPGTPIQETADFIRAHVKRGTCS
- a CDS encoding ABC transporter permease, whose protein sequence is MNPVLVKEFRQRWRTAKTPLIISLYLLVIGGLAFFFMYEQIFRRGYIQVGQSKNLFMMLSLLQMALIAFVAPGLTSGVISGERERQTLNLLLTTHLSPTSIVLSKLLTSVSFVLLLIVSTLPLYAMVLLYGGVSPLQLVAAFGFFVLLILFCGSFGILCSVWFKRTSVSTVVAYGVLFVILAGAPFLSFILEDWFWRGNLYPNYPYLNNNPYINSLPVIFQAMSPPMMLLHFFEPRTFPNMPERGGPLLDMWVSNPWPIFLTVFPLLTLILIGLSIYLLHPVRPKWRRRQKH
- a CDS encoding ABC transporter ATP-binding protein, which gives rise to MIRIEGLTKRFGKFTAVSELDLYIPKGSVFGFVGPNGAGKTTTMSILATLLEPTSGRAFVGDYDVTVHPRAVRQLIGYMPDFFGVYDNLKVTEYLDFYAGAYEIPVSNRAVLIRDLLDLVNLSDKVDSYVDHLSRGMKQRLGLARSLVHDPEVLILDEPASGLDPRARIEMKEILKELRRMGKTILISSHILPELAEMCTDIGVIENGKLVAVGSVDEIASKVYESRLLRIKLLPTVTEAQLQRATALLKGKQGVRHFKVSDNTLEVAFDGTEQDQQLLLAALVQEQLPVVSLSEDTGNLEDIFLAITKGVGS
- the lipA gene encoding lipoyl synthase, whose translation is MEELNILNDPEPASNKPLRRPDWLKIKLSTNENFSELKKLMRGNRLHTVCEEARCPNLFECWANRTATFMILGSVCTRACRFCAVTSGLPTELDWEEPQRVAESVEIMGLQHAVVTSVARDDLLDGGASIFAATIRAIREKRPLCSVEVLIPDFQANWDALKVVMDERPDILNHNIETVRRLSDKVRSKAKYDRSLELLRRAKEMQPDIPTKSSIMLGVGETYEEVLQTMDDLRAVDCDIMTIGQYLQPTKKHLPVVRFWTPEEFAALKEEGMKRGFKHVESGPLVRSSYHAHEQVQQAEAIVK